A stretch of DNA from Malus sylvestris chromosome 9, drMalSylv7.2, whole genome shotgun sequence:
TAACTTAATTATTGTCCTACTTGATTGCACCTAGTTTCTTTTATGCTCTGAAATTGTGTACTGCACACTTAAACTCTCTCTAGtatgctagttggatattactgctagtagttggtttttattccttcgtatttctcatATCCTTTGCTTCCGCaccgcacttttggttacgtcacactcacgtgacggccaacacgccttgattctaggatcaggATGTGTCAggtattttaaatttataggattataaatctcataaaatatcaaacaattaatgtcaaaactataaaactataaatattaattgtaatataatgaggtgtacaaagtcaatggactttgatcaaactttgaatattattaaaattttagtcaaagaatgttaaggattaaggaccgcatccaaagtatccatttattatttctaatCAAGGGCAAAAGAgacaaaaaatcatattcaaccgagggccaaagggccaaacataatttattcttttaatttaaaaactacaacaatttaaatttaaaaactataacaacttaaatttaaaaactacaacttaaatttaaaaattacaacttaaatttaaaaactacaacttaaatttaaaagctaaaaattaaatttaaaaactacaacaacttaaatttataggaaaaaatgagaatttttttaatattctttttaaaaaatttggccgaaaaaaaaaaaatcaaatctaacTATAACTAACGTCAAGtagctgttggatttgaatttttttgtgcTATAAATAGAGTGGATTatgggctataattcacacacctttgaattcaatctttgtgaattcaatctctttcagttcaaatttgcaatgaattccaactttggatcctcttcagattccaactgggggtcctcatccatttttaaattgaaagaaaaatgggCACAGATGAAACGAGAAGATGAtgagtctgatgaagaagatgaagcatggcTCAACACACAATATGTGGCAACCATGGTTGTGGCCATGATATGTCAGCCAATTGAGGAATAACCTCAATTAGGTGGCTCTGTTGCTGGTCGCTCTTATAAACCACGAAACAAAACGATGATGCATGCCAACCTGATGGATAACTACTTCAACCTTAACTCAGTGTacacagaagaggatttcaaACGTCACTTCCGGATAAGGCGTCATGTCTTTGAGCGTTTACTTCATGATGTCCAACAGGTCAATGCATACTTTCGACAAAAGCTGGACAGAGTAGGCCATcctggtttctcacctcatcagaaggttaTTGTTGCATTACGGATGATGGCCTATGACTCTCCAACTGATTCGATTGATGAAACATATGGTATGTTTGAGCCTATATGCCTTGATATTCTTGCTGAATTCTGTAACATAATTGTTCAGCTTTACAAAGATGAGTACCTCTAcgagccaaatcaagaagattTGGATCAGATCCTTCGCAAAGCTGAAAACCATAGGTTTCCgagcatgatagggtcattagattGCATGCATTGGAATGGGAAGAATTGTCCCACTGAATAGCAATGAGGCTTTAgcggaaggtcgagaaagcTAACTACTGTGTTAGAGGTAATTGTCTCGTATGCCACATGAatttggcatgctttctttggagtccatggatcccaaaatgacattacaattTTTGGGTGTTCACCCCTTTTCAATAACCTGACGGAAGGTAAATCACTTtaacttgactactacatcaatAACCGTCagtacaatatggggtattacttggcatatGACATCTATCTAAAGTGGGCGACACCTGTCCAAGCAATTCTAAACCTTGCGAACGACGTCGAAAATTGGTTTACCATACACCAAGAGATATACCGGAAAGTTGTTGGGAGAGCTTTCGGTATTTTACAAGCATGGCGGAAGACCATCAAGGAATCGGTAAGAGGGTGgagttagggtttagggtttagggtttagggtttagggtttagggttttgggtttatgGTTTCGGGTttcgggtttagggtttagggtttagggtttagggtttagggtttagggtttagggtttagggtttagggtttagggtttagggtttagggtttagggtttagggtttagggtttagggtttagggtttagggtttagggtttagggtttagggtttagggtttagggtttagggtttagggtttagggtttagggtttagggtttagggtttagggtttagggtttaggtttagggtttagggtttagggtttagggtttagggtttagggtttagggtttagggtttagggtttagggtttagggtttagggtttagggtttagggtttagggtttagggtttagggtttagggtttagggtttagggtttagggtttagggtttagggtttagggtttagggtttagggtttagggtttagggtttagggtttagggtttagggtttagggtttagggtttagggtttagggtttagggtttagggtttagggtttagggtttagggtttagggtttagggtttagggtttagggtttagggtttagggtttagggtttagggtttagggtttagggtttagggtttagggtttagggtttagggtttagggtttagggtttagggtttagggtttagggtttagggtttagggtttagggtttagggtttagggtttagggtttagggtttagggtttagggtttagggtttagggtttagggtttagggtttagggtttagggtttagggtttagggtttagggtttagggtttagggtttagggtttagggtttagggtttagggtttagggtttagggtttagggtttagggtttagggtttagggtttagggtttagggtttagggtttagggtttagggtttagggtttagggtttagggtttagggtttagggtttagggtttagggtttagggtttagggtttagggtttagggtttagggtttagggtttagggtttagggtttagggtttcgggtttagggtttagggtttagggtttagggtttagggtttagggtttagggtttagggtttagggtttagggtttagggtttagggtttagggtttagggtttagggtttagggtttagggtttagggtttagggtttagggtttagggtttagggtttagggtttagggtttagggtttagggtttagggtttagggtttagggtttagggtttagggtttagggtttagggtttagggtttagggtttagggtttagggtttagggtttagggtttagggtttagggtttagggtttagggtttagggtttagggtttagggtttagggtttagggtttagggtttagggtttagggtttagggtttagggtttagggtttagggtttagggtttagggtttagggtttagggtttagggtttagggtttagggtttagggtttagggtttagggtttagggtttagggtttagggtttagggtttagggtttagggtttagggtttagggtttagggtttagggtttagggtttagggtttagggtttagggtttagggtttagggtttagggtttagggtttagggtttagggtttagggtttagggtttagggtttagggtttagggtttagggtttagggtttagggtttagggtttagggtttagggtttagggtttagggtttagggtttagggtttagggtttagggtttagggtttagggtttagggtttagggtttagggtttagggtttagggtttagggtttagggtttagggtttagggtttagggtttagggtttagggtttagggtttagggtttagggtttagggtttagggtttagggtttagggtttagggtttagggtttagggtttagggtttagggtttagggtttagggtttagggtttagggtttagggtttagggtt
This window harbors:
- the LOC126634013 gene encoding uncharacterized protein LOC126634013 is translated as MMHANLMDNYFNLNSVYTEEDFKRHFRIRRHVFERLLHDVQQVNAYFRQKLDRVGHPGFSPHQKVIVALRMMAYDSPTDSIDETYGMFEPICLDILAEFCNIIVQLYKDEYLYEPNQEDLDQILRKAENHRFPSMIGSLDCMHWNGKNCPTE